In one window of Candidatus Woesearchaeota archaeon DNA:
- a CDS encoding DNA-directed RNA polymerase subunit K: MKKQKEEAEVQVYTKYERARMIGSRALQIAMGAPFMIKMGQEELEKVRYDPVKIAEMESEKGLIPMTVRRPMPLPKKKTVSAPKPEFSEEKEEQKEE, from the coding sequence ATGAAAAAGCAGAAGGAAGAAGCGGAAGTTCAGGTTTACACAAAATATGAAAGGGCGAGAATGATAGGAAGCAGGGCTCTTCAGATAGCAATGGGCGCCCCTTTTATGATAAAGATGGGGCAGGAAGAGCTTGAAAAAGTCAGGTATGACCCTGTAAAGATTGCAGAGATGGAGTCAGAAAAGGGATTAATCCCGATGACTGTGAGAAGGCCAATGCCTCTCCCCAAGAAAAAAACCGTTTCTGCGCCGAAGCCCGAATTTTCCGAGGAAAAGGAAGAACAGAAAGAGGAGTAA
- a CDS encoding exosome complex exonuclease Rrp41 (involved in the 3' to 5' degradation of a variety of RNA species; forms a trimer of heterodimers (hexamer) with Rrp42; Rrp41 is the catalytically active subunit): protein MSYEKRLDGRKFDELRPISAKAGVIPRADGSAYFKMGKTEAYAAVYGPRNLFPKFMQDPEKGILRCRYNMMPFSGAGERVRPGGSRRSKEISMVTEKALLPVLDLSDFPNSVVDVFIELSQTDAGSRCAGICAAAIALADAGLAMRDLPVAVAVGKVDDRVLVDLNYEEEAFEGEVSDIPVCVIPRNWEISLLQMDGEIKKEQLMDALSLLKKAVPQIHKIQRDALREKFRKLGEGIEEAKTEEN from the coding sequence TTGAGTTACGAAAAAAGATTGGACGGAAGAAAATTTGATGAATTAAGGCCGATTTCTGCAAAGGCAGGGGTAATCCCCAGGGCAGACGGCTCAGCATATTTCAAGATGGGCAAGACTGAAGCCTATGCAGCTGTATACGGGCCAAGGAACCTTTTCCCAAAATTCATGCAGGATCCTGAAAAGGGGATTCTCAGATGCAGGTATAACATGATGCCATTTTCAGGCGCGGGGGAAAGGGTAAGGCCTGGAGGCTCAAGAAGGTCAAAGGAAATCTCAATGGTTACAGAGAAGGCGCTCCTTCCTGTTCTTGACCTTAGCGATTTTCCCAATTCAGTTGTGGATGTTTTCATTGAGCTCTCTCAGACAGATGCCGGCTCAAGGTGCGCAGGGATTTGCGCAGCAGCAATTGCCCTGGCAGATGCAGGGCTTGCAATGAGGGATCTGCCTGTTGCAGTTGCAGTTGGAAAGGTTGATGACAGGGTTCTTGTGGACCTCAACTATGAGGAAGAGGCATTTGAGGGAGAGGTTTCAGATATTCCAGTGTGCGTAATTCCAAGAAACTGGGAAATCTCACTTTTGCAGATGGACGGGGAGATAAAAAAGGAGCAGCTTATGGACGCCCTTTCACTCCTCAAAAAGGCAGTCCCCCAGATTCACAAAATCCAGAGGGATGCTCTAAGGGAAAAATTCAGGAAATTAGGGGAAGGGATTGAAGAAGCAAAAACAGAGGAAAACTAA
- the rrp4 gene encoding exosome complex RNA-binding protein Rrp4, which translates to MKMGKILLEDKEIVVPGDIIAEGMDFIPGTGTFREGENIISARLGMISVSGSLIKLVPLSGKYMPKIGDTIVCKVIDVSMSGWRVDTNSAYSAMLSMKDASSRYISRGADLTKYFKIGDYLLAKVINVTSQKLVDMTMKGPGLRKLIGGIVIAVSPSKVPRIIGKNGSMVSIIKEATNCNIVVGQNGLVFLQGAPADAVKAVNAIRKIENEAHISGLTERMEKALNYTPRPESERISSPESESESYGNGEGYERREERREERRPYHEHREYGSGNEHRFASTRQDSFRRGSEGSPEGNSEKNPENGNSGQESHEQHFSEEEQF; encoded by the coding sequence ATGAAAATGGGCAAAATACTTTTGGAAGACAAGGAGATAGTTGTTCCCGGAGACATAATTGCAGAAGGAATGGATTTCATTCCCGGCACAGGAACATTCAGGGAAGGCGAGAACATAATCTCAGCAAGGCTCGGGATGATAAGCGTGAGCGGGAGCTTAATCAAGCTTGTTCCGCTTTCAGGAAAATACATGCCGAAAATCGGCGATACAATAGTGTGCAAAGTCATTGATGTCAGCATGAGCGGATGGAGAGTTGACACAAACTCAGCCTATTCAGCAATGCTCTCAATGAAGGATGCAAGCTCAAGGTACATAAGCAGGGGCGCTGACCTGACCAAGTATTTCAAGATTGGGGACTACCTCCTCGCAAAAGTGATAAATGTCACATCGCAGAAGCTTGTGGACATGACTATGAAGGGTCCCGGGCTCAGGAAGCTTATCGGAGGAATTGTAATCGCAGTAAGCCCTTCAAAGGTTCCAAGGATTATCGGAAAAAACGGCTCAATGGTTTCAATAATAAAGGAAGCCACAAACTGCAATATTGTCGTAGGGCAGAACGGGCTTGTATTTCTTCAGGGAGCGCCCGCTGATGCAGTAAAGGCAGTCAATGCAATCAGGAAGATTGAGAATGAAGCCCACATCTCAGGGCTTACAGAAAGGATGGAGAAGGCATTGAACTACACTCCAAGGCCTGAAAGCGAGAGGATTTCCAGCCCTGAAAGCGAGTCAGAAAGTTATGGCAATGGCGAAGGCTATGAAAGAAGAGAGGAAAGAAGAGAGGAGCGAAGGCCATACCATGAGCACAGGGAATACGGAAGCGGAAATGAGCACAGGTTCGCAAGCACCAGGCAAGACAGCTTCAGAAGAGGAAGCGAGGGAAGCCCAGAGGGGAATTCTGAAAAGAATCCTGAAAATGGAAATTCAGGGCAAGAATCCCATGAGCAGCATTTCAGCGAAGAAGAGCAATTTTAG
- the rrp42 gene encoding exosome complex protein Rrp42: MDEDLKEQIKKALSEEVRLDGRKPMEYRSIEVETGIIETAEGSAKVKIGETEVLCGVKMEIGTPYPDTPAEGTIAVNVELLPLSNPDFESGPPGEQAVEVARVVDRGIREAKAVDLKKLCIKENEKVWMVNIDLCTINDSGNLIDASGIAALAALMNARFPKYDGEKIDYHKKTDERLPMARLPLPCTVLKLGNKFFVDPSSEEEKVSEVRLTASITEKGTICALQKGGEHPLTMEDISSMLDIAISKADEIRKAIKGKI, encoded by the coding sequence ATGGATGAAGATCTCAAGGAACAGATAAAAAAGGCGCTTTCAGAGGAAGTCAGGCTTGACGGAAGAAAGCCCATGGAATACAGAAGCATTGAAGTTGAAACAGGAATAATAGAGACAGCAGAGGGCTCTGCAAAAGTTAAAATCGGGGAAACCGAAGTGCTTTGCGGGGTTAAAATGGAGATTGGAACTCCTTACCCGGACACGCCGGCAGAAGGGACAATCGCAGTCAATGTAGAACTCCTGCCGCTTTCAAACCCGGACTTTGAATCAGGCCCTCCTGGGGAACAGGCAGTTGAGGTTGCAAGGGTTGTGGATAGGGGAATAAGGGAGGCAAAGGCAGTTGATTTGAAAAAGCTGTGCATAAAGGAAAATGAGAAGGTATGGATGGTCAATATTGACTTATGCACAATAAACGATTCAGGAAACTTAATAGACGCTTCAGGGATTGCCGCTCTTGCAGCTCTTATGAATGCAAGGTTCCCAAAATATGACGGCGAAAAGATAGACTACCATAAAAAGACAGATGAAAGGCTTCCCATGGCAAGGCTGCCCCTTCCATGCACAGTATTAAAGCTGGGGAACAAATTCTTTGTGGACCCAAGCTCTGAAGAAGAAAAGGTTTCAGAGGTCAGGCTTACTGCCTCAATAACAGAGAAGGGGACAATATGCGCCCTCCAGAAAGGCGGAGAGCACCCGCTTACAATGGAAGACATTTCAAGCATGCTGGATATTGCAATCAGCAAAGCAGATGAGATAAGGAAGGCAATAAAGGGCAAAATTTAA